In one Planctomycetia bacterium genomic region, the following are encoded:
- a CDS encoding sugar phosphate isomerase/epimerase, which yields MQLGFVSAILPDQTLEEVLETAKQSGYDCVELMCWPPGKANRRYAGVTHLDVSNFTAVDAEKVHALCSKHDISISGLGYYPNPLDPDPELQAVVVEHLKKVITAASLLQLPVVNTFIGRDWKRSIDEQWETMKAVWRPIVDHAESCGIRIAIENCPMIFGPNEWPGGKNLANTPQTWRRLFAEFPQLGLNFDPSHLVWQMIDIPRAIREFGSRIIHVHAKDARIDADDLYEQGVMGHQWHTPKLPGMGDVNWGAFFGALTDAGFQGAVCVEVEDRVFEKTLEDRKRSLVLSQRFLSQYVA from the coding sequence ATGCAGCTGGGATTTGTCAGTGCGATTCTACCCGATCAGACACTCGAAGAAGTGCTTGAGACAGCAAAACAATCCGGGTACGACTGCGTCGAATTAATGTGCTGGCCTCCAGGTAAAGCCAATCGACGTTATGCCGGCGTCACGCATCTGGATGTGAGCAACTTCACGGCTGTTGATGCAGAGAAAGTACATGCCTTGTGCAGCAAGCATGACATCAGCATTTCTGGTTTGGGGTATTATCCGAACCCGCTCGATCCTGATCCGGAATTGCAAGCGGTCGTCGTAGAACATTTGAAGAAAGTCATCACGGCGGCAAGTTTACTGCAACTCCCCGTGGTCAATACCTTCATCGGCAGAGACTGGAAACGCAGTATCGACGAGCAGTGGGAAACCATGAAAGCTGTCTGGCGGCCCATTGTCGATCATGCAGAATCATGTGGCATTCGTATTGCCATCGAAAACTGCCCGATGATCTTCGGTCCTAACGAGTGGCCCGGCGGGAAGAATCTCGCTAATACGCCACAGACCTGGCGCAGGCTCTTTGCGGAGTTTCCGCAATTGGGGCTTAATTTCGACCCGTCACACCTGGTCTGGCAGATGATCGATATCCCTCGCGCTATTCGGGAATTTGGCAGCCGCATTATTCACGTACATGCCAAGGATGCCCGGATCGATGCAGATGATTTGTACGAGCAGGGCGTGATGGGCCATCAATGGCATACCCCCAAGCTGCCCGGAATGGGAGATGTCAACTGGGGAGCTTTCTTCGGCGCGTTGACCGATGCTGGTTTCCAGGGCGCAGTCTGTGTCGAAGTAGAAGATCGCGTGTTCGAGAAAACACTGGAAGATCGAAAACGGTCACTGGTTCTCAGCCAGCGTTTTCTGAGTCAATATGTTGCATGA
- a CDS encoding TerC family protein has protein sequence MPDWLFALISLTAMEIVLGIDNIIFLTILVGRLPAHQQTIARQLGLGAALASRLLLLFALAWLASMTTPIFSWTDIGIPGSWLRPELKEVVDERDKNLMNKDIHGTEVALTPAMAEAIFEQRNQVSLRDIVLIIGGLFLIVKSTMEISHKLEEARRGEEHAPPRVSGFMSVIVQIAIIDIIFSLDSVITAVGMAKQVWVMVVAMVTAVVVMLLAAAPIGNFVSRHPTMKMLALSFLILIGVMLLADGFGQHIDRGYIYFAMGFSVLVELLNLKLRKS, from the coding sequence ATGCCTGACTGGCTCTTTGCATTGATTTCATTGACGGCCATGGAAATTGTGCTCGGCATCGACAATATCATCTTCTTGACCATCCTGGTGGGCAGGCTGCCTGCACATCAACAGACCATTGCCAGGCAGTTAGGTTTAGGCGCAGCACTTGCATCGAGATTGTTGCTGTTGTTCGCGCTCGCCTGGCTTGCCAGCATGACCACGCCTATCTTCAGTTGGACCGACATAGGCATTCCAGGAAGCTGGCTCAGACCTGAACTCAAGGAAGTGGTCGATGAACGTGACAAGAACTTGATGAACAAAGACATTCATGGTACCGAAGTCGCACTGACTCCTGCGATGGCTGAAGCCATTTTCGAACAGCGTAACCAGGTTTCCTTGCGAGACATCGTGCTGATTATTGGTGGGTTGTTTCTGATTGTCAAAAGCACCATGGAGATTTCGCACAAACTGGAAGAAGCTCGTCGCGGAGAAGAACACGCTCCACCACGCGTCAGTGGGTTCATGTCGGTTATTGTTCAGATTGCGATCATCGACATTATCTTCTCCCTCGATTCTGTCATTACTGCTGTAGGTATGGCGAAGCAGGTCTGGGTTATGGTGGTGGCTATGGTGACTGCCGTAGTCGTAATGCTCCTGGCAGCTGCCCCCATCGGCAACTTTGTTTCCAGGCATCCCACCATGAAGATGCTGGCGCTTTCCTTTTTGATCCTGATCGGTGTTATGCTCCTGGCTGATGGGTTCGGTCAGCACATCGACCGTGGCTATATCTACTTTGCCATGGGCTTCTCGGTGCTCGTTGAATTGCTCAACTTGAAATTGAGGAAGTCGTAA
- a CDS encoding MotA/TolQ/ExbB proton channel family protein yields the protein MKQAFRFAHEGPLLIMSAAIVAAVGVPAWQWISTHDISDATIKRMSRLLLGPEQFLCYFCFCWAMLILWTRWWEMGRQRRPFQVELLPPEEDYRLLPEDARLWQRRIQRQSLSGGQPTLLGKLIDLALLRFASCRSPAEVATAIRESSDLAQNRLVTSLSLVQYLAWAIPALGFIGTARGMGMALAAAPSLGSNEAVQQFLDQTTRSLGFTFDCTLVALSLSVVLMFFIHLQQRSEEQLVLDAQQFCLERLLVKLVNIDSILPAAPEKLVGVPVKDVPPAAPPLPGNTSLGRERVTRDFGHGLGGLS from the coding sequence ATGAAACAGGCTTTTCGATTTGCACATGAAGGCCCGCTACTGATTATGTCTGCTGCAATCGTGGCAGCCGTGGGTGTACCTGCCTGGCAGTGGATTTCCACGCATGATATCAGCGATGCCACCATCAAACGCATGTCCCGATTGCTTCTGGGGCCTGAACAGTTTCTCTGCTATTTCTGCTTTTGCTGGGCCATGCTGATTCTCTGGACTCGATGGTGGGAAATGGGACGGCAGCGACGACCATTCCAGGTGGAGTTGCTTCCTCCTGAAGAAGATTACCGTCTGCTGCCTGAGGATGCCAGGCTCTGGCAACGACGCATTCAGCGTCAATCGCTTTCGGGCGGTCAGCCAACACTACTTGGGAAACTGATTGACCTGGCATTGTTACGGTTCGCCAGTTGCCGGTCTCCTGCTGAAGTAGCAACAGCGATTCGCGAATCCTCCGACCTGGCTCAGAATCGATTGGTGACTTCGCTGTCTCTCGTGCAGTACCTCGCTTGGGCAATTCCTGCATTAGGGTTCATTGGCACTGCACGCGGTATGGGAATGGCATTAGCTGCAGCGCCTTCTCTAGGCAGCAATGAAGCGGTTCAGCAGTTTCTCGATCAGACAACACGAAGTCTGGGTTTTACTTTCGATTGCACGCTGGTGGCGTTGTCACTCAGTGTGGTCCTGATGTTTTTCATTCATCTGCAACAGCGATCAGAAGAGCAACTGGTTCTTGACGCACAACAGTTCTGTCTCGAACGATTGCTGGTCAAGTTAGTGAATATCGATTCGATACTCCCCGCAGCCCCAGAAAAGCTGGTTGGCGTACCTGTGAAAGATGTACCGCCCGCAGCGCCACCTTTGCCTGGAAACACCAGTCTAGGCCGGGAACGAGTGACAAGAGATTTTGGCCACGGTCTGGGCGGTTTGTCCTGA
- a CDS encoding glutathionylspermidine synthase family protein: protein MKRVPASPRSNWQRQLESVGLIYHTLDDGSPYWDESVYYQFTSQEINTLESATQELDRMCLAAVDYIIGQDRFAELQVPEHFVNYVKQSWERDAHTIYGRFDFLFDGSGTPKLLEFNADTPTSLMEAAVVQWQWLEQTHASDDQFNSIHERLIEAWQRYAQETVLQNPVHFSCMKGQDEDELTIGYMMDVAQQAGITTVPVPVEEIGWNHKNQTFVDVKNQPILNMFKLYPWEWLMTEAFGQHIPTASTKWLEPAWKVLLSGKGLLPILWEMYPDHPYLLRASWQPINDVVMVRKPARGREGANVTILDDDYVVAQTDGTYDEGLWVYQEFQPPGRFDGNTAVIGSWLVNGYACGIGVREDDGLVTQNTSRFVPHLFRG from the coding sequence ATGAAACGGGTTCCCGCCTCCCCTCGATCCAACTGGCAACGTCAACTGGAATCAGTCGGCCTGATTTATCATACCCTTGATGATGGTTCACCCTATTGGGATGAGTCGGTCTATTACCAGTTCACCTCGCAGGAAATCAACACGCTCGAGTCAGCGACTCAGGAACTCGATCGCATGTGCCTGGCTGCGGTGGATTACATCATCGGCCAGGATCGTTTTGCTGAATTGCAGGTGCCAGAGCATTTCGTGAATTATGTCAAGCAAAGCTGGGAACGGGATGCCCATACCATTTATGGCCGATTCGATTTTCTCTTTGATGGCTCCGGAACACCCAAACTGCTCGAATTCAATGCAGACACTCCCACCTCGCTGATGGAAGCTGCCGTCGTACAGTGGCAATGGCTGGAACAAACACACGCGAGTGATGACCAGTTTAATTCCATCCACGAAAGGTTGATTGAAGCATGGCAGCGTTATGCTCAGGAAACCGTCCTGCAAAACCCTGTCCATTTTTCGTGCATGAAAGGACAGGACGAAGATGAGCTGACTATTGGCTACATGATGGATGTGGCCCAGCAGGCAGGCATCACTACAGTGCCTGTTCCCGTGGAAGAGATCGGCTGGAACCATAAAAACCAGACATTTGTTGATGTCAAGAACCAGCCCATACTCAACATGTTCAAGCTGTACCCGTGGGAATGGCTGATGACGGAAGCCTTCGGACAACACATTCCGACAGCCAGCACCAAATGGCTGGAACCGGCTTGGAAGGTGTTACTGAGTGGCAAAGGTCTGTTGCCGATCCTTTGGGAAATGTATCCCGATCATCCTTATCTGCTGCGCGCCAGTTGGCAGCCAATTAATGATGTCGTGATGGTACGCAAGCCGGCACGAGGGCGCGAAGGAGCTAACGTCACCATCCTTGATGATGATTACGTCGTGGCTCAAACTGATGGCACTTATGACGAAGGGCTATGGGTCTATCAGGAATTCCAGCCGCCTGGGCGATTTGATGGCAACACTGCAGTGATTGGTTCCTGGCTGGTCAACGGCTATGCATGTGGAATTGGCGTTCGTGAGGATGATGGACTGGTGACCCAGAACACCAGCCGCTTTGTGCCACATCTGTTTCGTGGATAA
- a CDS encoding DUF350 domain-containing protein, translating to MYEALLSAVLFGAVGILMAVAGFKLFDWITPGDLGGEITSKSNIAAAILAGAVVIGISIIMAAAIG from the coding sequence ATGTACGAAGCATTGCTTTCCGCAGTGTTGTTTGGTGCGGTTGGCATTTTGATGGCGGTTGCCGGCTTCAAGCTGTTTGACTGGATCACGCCTGGTGACCTGGGTGGGGAAATAACCTCAAAATCCAATATTGCCGCAGCCATCCTCGCTGGGGCGGTAGTTATTGGAATCAGCATCATCATGGCCGCTGCCATAGGCTAG
- the moaC gene encoding cyclic pyranopterin monophosphate synthase MoaC — translation MSLTHFDEQGASRMVDTSAKSETVRIARASGQVQMQEETWRLIQNHSLSKGNVIEVARLAGIMAAKQTGQLIPLCHPLPLTGVSIDFSFVEPSKISITAEAKVVGRTGVEMEALTAVSVAALTIYDMCKSYDKSMVISQIQLDSKSGGKSGDWQRSQ, via the coding sequence ATGTCACTGACTCATTTTGATGAACAGGGCGCCAGCCGAATGGTGGACACGTCCGCCAAGAGCGAAACGGTGCGCATCGCACGGGCCAGTGGGCAGGTGCAGATGCAGGAAGAGACATGGCGACTGATTCAGAACCATTCACTCAGCAAAGGCAATGTGATCGAAGTAGCCAGGCTGGCAGGCATCATGGCAGCCAAGCAAACCGGACAACTGATCCCCTTGTGCCATCCGTTGCCATTGACTGGTGTCAGTATCGATTTCAGTTTTGTTGAACCAAGCAAGATCAGCATTACAGCAGAGGCTAAGGTAGTGGGCCGCACCGGGGTTGAGATGGAAGCCCTCACCGCGGTCAGTGTTGCAGCGCTTACCATTTACGACATGTGCAAATCATATGACAAGAGTATGGTCATATCGCAGATACAACTCGATTCCAAATCGGGTGGCAAATCGGGAGACTGGCAGCGTTCACAATAA
- a CDS encoding trypsin-like peptidase domain-containing protein, which translates to MSYDPRFDAPGYPEPRASSGGFFIGFLFGAGMLIAAGAYLFPILHKQWNDSDVAQKIRLREADARAEAEFEFRKNEARLKAEAQAAGEKLAKLDIAPSAFKAVAAKAGPSVVNISNIIQTERGFAKAGEGSGVIYKITKDVDGLPVGYVVTNSHVIHNPTKADRYEVADRVGINFSSGRTVYVESSAIYHDPFYDLAVIQFDAADFDNLVAAEWGDSDLCSVGDWVVAIGSPFGLKQSVTTGIISAKGRTELRQVETEVLQTDAAINVGNSGGPLLDLKARVIGINVAIATQNGSSGSNGVGFSIPSNTVKEVVETLLKPPHKITRGYLGVSLGNIDPRLASKAGVAGGAVIGNVATDSAAEKAGLLVNDLVIRLKHKDKEFPIRNDEELRHHIRELRPNDRVVLEIVRGITGRPGKLERLNIEVVLGELPRIDQAMMPDQFNPFNPMQPGPVRPRMRK; encoded by the coding sequence ATGAGCTACGACCCACGATTTGATGCTCCAGGCTATCCCGAACCGCGTGCCAGTTCGGGAGGTTTTTTTATTGGCTTTCTGTTTGGCGCAGGCATGCTCATAGCCGCCGGCGCCTATCTGTTTCCCATACTGCACAAACAGTGGAATGATTCGGATGTCGCCCAGAAGATTCGGTTGCGTGAAGCTGACGCGAGAGCAGAAGCTGAATTTGAATTTCGCAAGAACGAGGCTCGCCTGAAAGCGGAAGCCCAGGCTGCTGGAGAAAAACTTGCGAAACTGGATATCGCGCCTTCTGCCTTCAAGGCGGTGGCAGCAAAAGCCGGACCATCGGTAGTTAATATCTCGAACATCATTCAAACCGAACGGGGGTTTGCCAAAGCAGGCGAAGGGTCGGGTGTCATCTACAAAATCACGAAAGATGTCGATGGCCTGCCTGTGGGTTATGTGGTCACCAACAGCCATGTCATTCATAATCCCACCAAGGCGGATCGCTATGAAGTAGCTGACAGGGTAGGAATCAATTTCTCGTCAGGCAGAACGGTGTATGTGGAATCTTCTGCGATCTACCATGATCCGTTCTACGACCTGGCAGTGATTCAGTTTGATGCCGCTGATTTCGACAACCTGGTGGCGGCTGAATGGGGCGACAGTGATCTGTGTTCTGTTGGCGACTGGGTTGTTGCGATCGGCAGTCCGTTCGGACTCAAGCAATCAGTGACGACTGGCATCATCAGTGCCAAGGGACGCACGGAACTCCGACAGGTGGAAACCGAAGTGCTGCAGACTGATGCAGCGATCAATGTCGGCAACTCAGGCGGACCGCTGCTTGATCTCAAAGCAAGAGTGATAGGCATCAATGTTGCCATCGCAACCCAGAATGGCAGCTCAGGAAGTAATGGCGTGGGTTTTTCCATACCCAGCAACACGGTTAAGGAAGTAGTTGAAACGCTCCTGAAACCGCCACACAAGATTACACGTGGCTATCTGGGCGTCAGCTTGGGAAATATTGATCCACGTCTGGCATCAAAAGCAGGAGTAGCTGGCGGTGCAGTCATTGGCAATGTTGCGACCGATTCCGCTGCTGAGAAAGCCGGGCTGCTCGTCAACGATCTGGTAATTCGACTGAAACACAAAGACAAGGAATTTCCAATTCGAAATGATGAAGAATTGCGTCATCATATCCGAGAACTTCGACCAAATGATCGCGTGGTTCTGGAAATAGTGCGAGGCATCACCGGACGACCAGGAAAACTGGAACGTCTGAATATCGAGGTTGTTCTTGGCGAGTTGCCGCGCATTGATCAGGCCATGATGCCCGATCAATTCAACCCGTTTAATCCGATGCAGCCCGGACCCGTTCGTCCGAGAATGCGAAAATAA
- a CDS encoding ABC transporter permease subunit: MNVSLYFKILRDIRWPWFGAAFLLTLFEGFWVKITDRVTVEVLPAILKKISAKDLYAIVFEGSGKLFQAVLGGESVDVSKTSDLLSVGYVHPLPQTILMIWALGRGASALAGEIERGTMELLISQPVARWRIVLTHLVVDLTTMTGLVLCMLLGTWLGKMIVPLPSADLSEYWKAALLALSLSLALGGITYAISSVGRSRWRVLAWSFGIVLFMSLLNLFGQLWDGLAPYRPLSIFYYYQPQYAILKNQWNLPVAGVQVPALAVLLGVAAAGYLFATWRFSKRDLPAPL, translated from the coding sequence ATGAACGTTTCGCTTTACTTCAAGATACTTCGCGACATCCGCTGGCCTTGGTTTGGCGCTGCGTTTCTGCTTACTCTGTTTGAAGGTTTCTGGGTCAAGATCACTGACCGCGTTACGGTTGAAGTGCTGCCTGCTATCTTGAAGAAGATTTCGGCCAAAGATCTCTATGCCATCGTCTTTGAAGGTTCCGGCAAGTTGTTCCAGGCGGTTCTCGGCGGCGAGTCGGTGGATGTCTCCAAAACCAGCGATCTGCTCAGTGTCGGCTATGTGCACCCGTTGCCTCAAACTATCTTGATGATCTGGGCATTGGGTCGGGGCGCATCGGCTCTTGCGGGCGAGATTGAACGAGGTACGATGGAACTGCTCATCTCGCAACCAGTAGCACGTTGGCGCATTGTCCTGACGCATCTTGTGGTAGACCTGACTACCATGACGGGGCTGGTGTTGTGCATGTTGCTCGGCACCTGGCTGGGCAAGATGATAGTCCCGCTGCCTAGTGCTGATCTTTCAGAATACTGGAAGGCAGCACTATTAGCGCTAAGTCTGTCGCTGGCCCTGGGTGGTATCACCTATGCCATTTCTTCTGTCGGTCGATCACGATGGCGAGTACTTGCCTGGTCATTTGGCATTGTCCTGTTCATGTCGCTGCTGAATCTGTTTGGGCAGTTATGGGATGGCTTGGCTCCCTATCGACCGCTTTCCATCTTTTACTATTATCAGCCGCAATATGCGATTCTCAAAAATCAATGGAATTTGCCCGTTGCCGGTGTGCAGGTACCTGCACTGGCTGTTCTTTTAGGTGTGGCAGCGGCAGGTTACCTGTTCGCAACCTGGCGGTTCAGCAAACGGGATTTGCCTGCTCCACTGTAA
- a CDS encoding sugar phosphate isomerase/epimerase — MNRREFTSLAVTSCLTGNLLAGSRPEPWFKISLAQWSLNRAIFGKKIDPLDFPRVAKEDYGINAVEYVNQFYVAQKNKDAYVYELKKRSSDLGVTNVLIMIDGEGALGDPDSAAQSKAVANHHRWVDWAKMLGCHAIRVNAETKGKGTFEEQMKRAADGLAKLCEYGDKQGINIIVENHGGLSSNGKWLSGVMKLVNNPRCGTLPDFGNFYDYDHYQGVEELMPFAKGVSAKSYHFDEAGNETKLDYERLLKIVKAAGYRRYIGVEYEGEKMSEPDGIRATKKLLEKLNA, encoded by the coding sequence ATGAATCGACGCGAGTTTACAAGCCTGGCTGTCACCAGTTGCCTGACCGGGAACCTGCTGGCTGGTTCCAGACCTGAACCCTGGTTCAAGATTTCACTCGCTCAATGGTCCTTGAATCGGGCCATCTTTGGCAAGAAGATCGATCCACTCGATTTTCCACGCGTAGCCAAAGAGGATTATGGAATAAATGCAGTGGAATACGTCAATCAATTTTACGTCGCTCAAAAAAACAAAGATGCCTATGTGTATGAACTGAAGAAACGGAGTAGCGATCTTGGAGTAACCAATGTACTCATCATGATTGATGGTGAAGGAGCACTGGGCGATCCGGATTCAGCAGCACAGAGCAAAGCCGTTGCGAATCATCACCGCTGGGTAGACTGGGCCAAAATGCTGGGCTGCCATGCCATTCGAGTGAATGCGGAAACTAAAGGCAAAGGCACTTTTGAAGAACAGATGAAACGGGCTGCGGATGGACTCGCCAAGCTGTGTGAGTATGGTGACAAGCAGGGCATCAACATCATTGTCGAGAACCACGGCGGACTATCATCCAACGGCAAGTGGCTTAGTGGCGTCATGAAACTGGTGAATAACCCTCGCTGCGGCACATTGCCTGACTTTGGCAACTTCTATGATTACGATCATTACCAGGGTGTAGAAGAACTGATGCCATTTGCCAAAGGTGTCAGCGCCAAATCGTATCACTTTGACGAGGCGGGCAATGAAACCAAACTGGATTACGAACGCTTGCTCAAGATTGTCAAAGCTGCAGGATACCGTCGATACATCGGCGTCGAATACGAAGGCGAAAAAATGTCGGAACCCGATGGCATTCGTGCCACGAAAAAGCTGCTGGAAAAACTGAACGCCTAA
- a CDS encoding ABC transporter ATP-binding protein, protein MMRPLVHTTGLTKDYGRHRALDQLDLSIAPGEVYGLLGPNGSGKSTAIRILLGMLKPTNGQACVQDLDCWKHSLEVRELVSYLPGELRLYDNLTGVQLLRFLAGLRRQPFSGDIELLSKRFNIDIKRPLAQLSSGMKRKIALMAVILARTPLAILDEPTNTLDPTMRDELLEQIKEARDRGQTILFSSHVLHEVETVCHRVGILRLGKLVHQQSLDEIQSLRKVIVMFKEQPTQPLPAGISAEKNDLCWQIHLRGELQPLLAWLAQHGVSELRIEPEGLSGIYQKYHANGTED, encoded by the coding sequence ATGATGCGACCACTGGTACACACAACCGGACTCACCAAGGATTATGGACGGCACCGTGCTTTGGATCAACTCGATCTTTCCATTGCTCCCGGCGAAGTCTACGGCTTGCTGGGACCCAACGGTTCAGGCAAGTCAACTGCGATCCGTATCCTGCTGGGCATGTTGAAGCCCACCAACGGTCAGGCCTGTGTTCAAGATCTCGATTGCTGGAAGCACAGCCTGGAAGTTCGAGAACTCGTATCGTATCTTCCAGGTGAATTGCGGCTTTACGATAACCTCACCGGTGTGCAGTTACTCCGGTTTCTTGCCGGGCTTCGTCGCCAACCTTTTTCCGGCGACATCGAGTTGCTCAGCAAAAGATTCAACATTGATATCAAGCGGCCACTGGCTCAGCTTTCTTCTGGGATGAAGCGGAAAATCGCCTTGATGGCAGTTATTCTCGCACGCACACCACTGGCTATTCTGGATGAGCCTACGAATACCCTTGACCCTACGATGCGGGATGAATTGCTCGAACAGATCAAGGAAGCACGCGATCGTGGCCAGACTATTCTCTTTTCTTCCCATGTGTTGCACGAGGTGGAAACGGTTTGTCATCGCGTGGGCATTTTGCGGCTTGGCAAGCTGGTGCATCAGCAATCGCTGGATGAAATTCAGAGCCTGCGCAAAGTGATTGTCATGTTCAAGGAGCAGCCTACGCAACCGTTGCCTGCAGGCATTTCTGCAGAGAAAAACGACTTATGCTGGCAGATTCATCTACGCGGTGAATTGCAGCCGCTTCTTGCATGGCTAGCTCAACATGGTGTTTCTGAGTTACGAATTGAACCAGAAGGCTTGAGTGGCATTTATCAGAAATACCATGCCAATGGCACTGAGGATTGA